In one Arachis duranensis cultivar V14167 chromosome 9, aradu.V14167.gnm2.J7QH, whole genome shotgun sequence genomic region, the following are encoded:
- the LOC107467970 gene encoding lysine-specific demethylase ELF6 (The sequence of the model RefSeq protein was modified relative to this genomic sequence to represent the inferred CDS: added 42 bases not found in genome assembly) gives MGNVEIPNWLKVLPLAPEFRPTDTEFADPIAYISKIEKEASHYGICKIIPPLPKPSKKYVFSNLNKSLLKASELGPESDSLGCCNSSRTDSRDVGSNDRLLRAVFTTRQQELGQNVKKTSKGNVQNPLPGGQKQVWQSGEVYTLDQFESKSKSFAKSVLATVKEVSPLVIEAMFWKATSEKPIYIEYANDVPGSAFGESQGQFLYSHRRRRKRTYYKSRPHSSDSKQTEMDGIGDTQIDENKGASAKTHAEQCVQSQTASTVTLASNEVSQSSREKGSDAADDDMEGTAGWKLSNSPWNLQVIARSSGSLTRFMPDDIPGVTSPMVYIGMLFSWFAWHVEDHELHSLNFLHTGSAKTWYAVPGEYAFAFEEVIRSKAYGSSVDHLAALKLLGEKTTLISPEVVVASGIPCCRLIQNPGEFVVTFPRAYHVGFSHGFNCGEAANFGTPQWLTVAKEAAVRRAAMNYLPMLSHQQLLYLLTMSFISRVPRTLLPGVRSSRLRDRQKEEREFLVKKAFIEDMLQENKLLSILLGKEATKQAVLWNADLLLGSSKDCSLPEVSAAETAMVDMPNTSLGDKIGHSLIDEMSLYMENLNGLYLDCDDLPSHFQTDSGALACVGCGILGFPFMTVVQPSEKWMETLPGQDCTLNSTAHSSVSGNDSVSELPAAKESPDQSFGCTNCWNMANKFLRPRIFCLEHAVQIVEMLQCKGGANVLIICHSDYEKIKAHARAVAEETHIAFDYNDVPLDTASPENLTLIDLAIDGEEYDECEDWTSNLGINLHHCVNARNKSPSKQAIWTLALGMLFSDKGPGSQFIAINWQSRRARSKRLHHLAPTKPKPSIAIQKREDDELEGRIDDSIARKKLIQYSRRKFKSNQNSYSGSSIVHELQEKSKIVSADSSGDHYKCGSKGELDADNFKSDCALPNASASIAVSPVDHEIQGTEFPNSISLNADTSQTSNSSPGHCFVNENVETEIENHTVQDLGIDGEKDDQSKNHHDTGVLETSGKEELGCQDNKYSRSLVNSTDRNVDVGCKCDSLDLDEELHPENPSACKSNNEEAASSSVSLANQPILASIDDALTELASESAKQCKVQDNNTIYEEPVSSNVARGNTRSEAILELGCSEVAVETCSQEENELKIQPNNRINEEDNSSPKTPLKEDINGSEDKLSQDMMTEQESCKLSNPVPRSNPRKKRKTELDQITENQFSCNNFIRSPCEGLRPRATKITPEKSEGDADQDDKENPKARRDRKPSEVPAADKNKKDDVEKPHRCDLDGCSMSFMTKGELQLHRRNLCPHKGCGKKFSSHKYALLHQRVHDDKRPLKCPWKGCAMSFKWAWARTEHIRVHTGEKPYKCKVEGCGLSFRFVSDFSRHRRKTGHYVKSD, from the exons ATGGGTAATGTTGAAATCCCCAATTGGCTCAAAGTGTTGCCACTGGCACCTGAATTTCGACCTACTGATACCGAATTCGCCGACCCGATTGCTTATATTTCAAAGATTGAGAAGGAAGCTAGCCACTATGGGATATGTAAGATTATACCACCATTGCCCAAGCCTTCAAAAAAGTACGTTTTTTCTAATTTGAATAAATCCCTCTTGAAGGCCTCTGAATTGGGTCCAGAGAGCGATTCTCTAGGTTGTTGTAATTCTTCGAGAACGGATTCTAGGGATGTTGGTAGTAATGATAGGTTGTTGAGGGCTGTCTTTACTACAAGGCAGCAAGAACTAGGGCAGAATGTGAAGAAAACCAGCAAAGGGAATGTTCAGAATCCACTGCCAGGTGGTCAAAAACAAGTGTGGCAGAGTGGGGAAGTTTATACACTTGATCAGTTTGAGTCGAAATCGAAGTCCTTCGCTAAAAGTGTGCTGGCTACGGTGAAGGAAGTTTCTCCACTGGTTATAGAGGCTATGTTTTGGAAGGCAACATCAGAGAAGCCTATATATATTGAATATGCCAATGATGTGCCTGGGTCTGCTTTTGGGGAATCACAGGGTCAATTTCTTTATAGTCATAGAAGACGAAGAAAAAGGACTTATTATAAGAGTAGGCCACATAGCTCTGATTCTAAACAAACTGAAATGGATGGCATAGGAGATACCCAAATTGATGAGAATAAGGGTGCTTCTGCCAAAACTCATGCAGAACAATGTGTACAGTCCCAAACAGCTAGTACTGTGACACTTGCATCAAACGAAGTTTCACAATCTTCTAGGGAAAAGGGTTCAGATGCTGCTGATGATGATATGGAAGGCACTGCTGGTTGGAAGCTTTCAAacagtccatggaacttgcaagtTATTGCACGCTCATCTGGCTCGCTAACACGTTTCATGCCCGATGATATTCCTGGTGTTACTTCACCTATGGTATACATTGGTATGCTGTTCAGTTGGTTTGCTTGGCATGTGGAGGATCATGAGCTTCACAGCTTGAATTTCCTTCACACTGGCTCTGCAAAGACTTGGTATGCTGTTCCTGGAGAATATGCCTTTGCTTTTGAGGAGGTCATCCGCTCTAAGGCATATGGTAGTAGTGTTGATCATTTAG CTGCTTTGAAACTTTTAGGTGAGAAAACAACTCTTATATCACCTGAAGTAGTTGTTGCATCTGGGATTCCTTGTTGCAG GTTAATACAGAATCCTGGTGAATTTGTTGTGACTTTTCCAAGGGCTTACCATGTTGGATTCAGCCATG GTTTTAACTGTGGGGAGGCTGCTAACTTTGGAACTCCGCAGTGGCTTACTGTAGCTAAGGAAGCTGCTGTGCGTAGAGCTGCTATGAATTATCTTCCAATGCTCTCGCATCAGCAACTGCTTTACTTGCTGACCATGTCTTTTATTTCTAG AGTACCAAGAACATTATTACCTGGTGTGCGTAGTTCTCGTCTAAGAGACCGTCAGAAGGAAGAAAGAGAGTTTTTAGTAAAAAAGGCTTTTATAGAAGATATGCTGCAGGAAAACAAACTTCTATCCATTCTTCT TTTACTACTAGGTTCTAGCAAAGATTGTTCATTACCTGAAGTTTCTGCTGCTGAAACGGCCATGGTGGACATGCCAAATACTAGTTTGGGAGATAAGATTGGTCATAGTCTGATTGACGAGATGAGTTTGTATATGGAGAATCTGAATGGTCTATATCTTGATTGTGATGATCTTCCATCTCACTTCCAAACTGATTCAGGGGCATTGGCTTGTGTGGGCTGTGGAATCCTTGGTTTTCCATTTATGACTGTGGTACAACCATCTGAGAAATGGATGGAAACTCTTCCTGGTCAAGATTGCACTCTCAACTCTACTGCTCATAGCTCAGTCTCTG GTAATGACTCTGTTTCTGAACTTCCTGCTGCAAAGGAGTCACCAGATCAATCATTTGGTTGTACTAATTGTTGGAACATGGCTAATAAATTTTTGAGGCCTCGGATTTTCTGCCTGGAACATGCAGTTCAGATAGTGGAGATGTTGCAGTGCAAAGGCGGAGCCAATGTGCTTATTATATGCCATTCAG ACTATGAGAAGATAAAGGCACATGCCAGGGCAGTTGCAGAAGAGACACACATTGCATTTGATTATAACGATGTTCCATTAGATACTGCATCCCCAGAAAATTTGACTCTCATTGACCTGGCAATTGATGGTGAGGAATATGATGAATGCGAAGACTGGACATCTAACTTGGGAATTAATCTGCACCATTGTGTTAATGCAAGAAATAAGTCTCCATCTAAACAAGCTATTTGGACCCTGGCATTGGGCATGCTGTTCTCTGATAAAGGTCCTGGTTCACAATTTATAGCTATAAATTGGCAGTCTCGAAGAGCTCGCTCCAAAAGATTACATCATCTAGCTCCAACGAAACCTAAACCCAGTATTGCCATTCAGAAAAGGGAAGATGATGAGTTGGAGGGAAGAATAGATGATTCTATTGCCAGAAAGAAGTTAATTCAATATTCAAGAAGGAAGTTCAAGTCCAACCAAAATTCTTATTCTGGATCAAGCATTGTCCATGAATTGCAAGAGAAGTCCAAGATTGTGTCGGCTGATTCGAGTGGGGATCATTATAAATGTGGTTCTAAAGGGGAGCTTGATGCTGATAATTTCAAAAGCGATTGTGCTTTGCCAAATGCATCTGCTTCCATTGCAGTGTCTCCAGTGGATCATGAAATTCAGGGTACTGAATTTCCCAATAGCATTAGCTTGAACGCTGATACCTCACAAACTTCTAATTCCTCTCCAGGTCATTGTTTCGTGAATGAAAATGTTGAAACTGAGATTGAGAATCACACCGTGCAGGATTTAGGAATAGATGGAGAAAAAGATGATCAATCTAAGAATCATCATGATACTGGTGTTTTGGAAACGAGTGGCAAGGAGGAGCTTGGGTGTCAGGACAATAAATATTCTAGATCACTTGTGAATTCGACGGACAGAAATGTCGACGTTGGTTGTAAATGTGATAGCTTGGATTTGGATGAAGAATTGCATCCAGAGAATCCATCTGCCTGCAAAAGCAACAATGAAGAAGCTGCTTCATCTAGTGTCTCATTGGCAAATCAACCTATACTTGCCTCTATAGATGACGCATTAACTGAATTGGCTTCGGAGTCTGCAAAGCAGTGCAAGGTCCAAGATAATAATACAATTTACGAGGAACCTGTTTCTAGTAATGTTGCAAGAGGCAATACTAGAAGTGAAGCCATCTTGGAGTTAGGATGTTCTGAAGTTGCAGTAGAAACTTGTTCTCAAGAAGAAAATGAATTGAAAATCCAGCCAAATAATAGAATTAATGAGGAAGATAACTCAAGTCCCAAGACACCATTAAAGGAAGATATTAATGGAAGTGAAGATAAATTGTCACAAGATATGATGACAGAGCAGGAAAGCTGTAAGTTGAGTAATCCGGTTCCCAGATCAAATCCtcggaagaaaagaaagacggAACTGGACCAGATAACAGAGAATCAATTCAGCTGCAACAACTTTATTCGAAGTCCGTGTGAAGGTCTGAGGCCAAGAGCTACGAAGATTACCCCTGAGAAAAGTGAGGGAGATGCCGACCAAGATGACAAGGAGAATCCGAAGGCTAGAAGGGACCGGAAACCTTCTGAAGTTCCAGCTGCAGACAAGAACAAAAAAGACGATGTTGAAAAGCCCCACAGGTGTGACCTTGATGGTTGCAGTATGAGTTTCATGACAAAGGGTGAGTTACAGTTGCACAGGCGTAACCTTTGCCCTCACAAAGGGTGTGGCAAGAAGTTCAGCTCCCACAAATACGCTCTCCTTCATCAGCGTGTTCATGATGACAAGAGGCCCCTCAAGTGCCCATGGAAAGGTTGTGCCATGTCATTCAAGTGGGCATGGGCAAGGACGGAGCACATACGGGTGCACACTGGGGAGAAGCCCTATAAATGCAAGGTCGAGGGGTGCGGCCTTTCTTTCAGGTTTGTATCGGATTTTAGCCGGCACAGGAGAAAAACAGGTCACTACGTGAAATCAGattga